A single Actinomadura algeriensis DNA region contains:
- a CDS encoding TetR/AcrR family transcriptional regulator has translation MPATAQDRPLTPAARRVLEVASELFYERGITSVGMELVAAEAGVTKKTVYDRFGSKDALVMTYLRTRDERWRAFMDERLAAVDDPRERVLASFDALGEWLAAGAGRGCSMVNACAELPDTSHPVHGLAAEQKAWTRELYARLVRALPGEDATDTLAGQLAIVHEGANVAYGVGGERDAAALARTAADAILSRRVPPRREV, from the coding sequence ATGCCCGCCACCGCCCAGGACCGCCCCCTGACGCCCGCCGCCCGCCGGGTCCTCGAAGTCGCGAGCGAGCTGTTCTACGAGCGCGGCATCACGAGCGTCGGGATGGAGCTCGTCGCCGCCGAGGCCGGGGTCACGAAGAAGACCGTCTACGACCGGTTCGGCTCCAAGGACGCGCTGGTCATGACCTACCTGCGCACCCGGGACGAGCGGTGGCGCGCCTTCATGGACGAGCGGCTCGCGGCCGTCGACGACCCGCGCGAGCGCGTCCTCGCCTCGTTCGACGCGCTCGGCGAGTGGCTCGCCGCCGGAGCGGGGCGCGGCTGCTCGATGGTCAACGCCTGCGCCGAACTGCCCGACACGTCCCACCCCGTGCACGGGCTGGCCGCCGAGCAGAAGGCGTGGACGCGCGAGCTGTACGCCCGGCTCGTCCGGGCCCTCCCCGGGGAGGACGCCACGGACACGCTCGCCGGCCAGCTCGCGATCGTCCACGAGGGCGCGAACGTCGCCTACGGCGTCGGCGGCGAGCGGGACGCGGCCGCGCTCGCGCGCACCGCGGCCGACGCGATCCTTTCCCGCCGTGTCCCGCCTAGGCGGGAAGTCTGA
- a CDS encoding ROK family transcriptional regulator: MARRPGTPRLLRELNDRAALDLLVEQGALTRAQIGEHTGLSKVTASQLLSRLEERGLVAVVGEQAGGRGPNAALYAVVPSSAYVAGLEVGPDGVTAGVADITGRMVAQVTVDPNGADDPVETVHSAVVKACRSAKVAVGRLKAFVIGTPGVVDPRTGDVQFAFDLPSWHEGVLDGLRTDLRRPVTIENDVNLVAIAERAYGVARDADDFALMWFDRGIGLSVMLGGRLHRGRSGGAGEIGYLPVPGAPLPLGAARRRKDEGVTESQAWGIPALAGGYGSLVGADAVRDLAHEHGITEPTAVECVRAAAADEDRGGAFLDELAVRISYGVTSVNIVLDPGLVVLSGHLGQAGGAPLAARIERAVGRLSPTRPRVAVSEVEGDPVLRGAVHAALEQARDDVFSAPAKD, translated from the coding sequence ATGGCCAGACGCCCGGGAACGCCACGGCTGCTGCGTGAGCTGAACGATCGCGCGGCGCTGGACCTGCTCGTGGAGCAGGGGGCGCTGACCCGCGCGCAGATCGGCGAGCACACCGGGTTGTCGAAGGTCACCGCCTCCCAGCTGCTGTCCAGGCTCGAGGAGCGGGGACTGGTGGCGGTGGTCGGGGAGCAGGCCGGGGGGCGCGGCCCGAACGCCGCCCTGTACGCCGTGGTGCCGTCGAGCGCCTATGTCGCGGGCCTCGAGGTGGGACCGGACGGGGTCACCGCGGGCGTCGCCGACATCACCGGCCGGATGGTCGCCCAGGTTACCGTCGATCCGAACGGAGCGGACGATCCGGTAGAAACCGTACATAGTGCCGTGGTGAAGGCGTGCCGGTCGGCGAAGGTCGCGGTCGGACGGCTGAAGGCGTTCGTCATCGGCACCCCCGGCGTCGTCGACCCCCGCACCGGCGACGTCCAGTTCGCCTTCGACCTGCCGTCCTGGCACGAGGGCGTGCTGGACGGGCTGCGCACCGACCTGCGCCGCCCGGTGACGATCGAGAACGACGTCAACCTCGTCGCCATCGCCGAGCGCGCGTACGGGGTCGCCCGCGACGCCGACGACTTCGCGCTCATGTGGTTCGACCGCGGCATCGGCCTGTCGGTGATGCTGGGCGGACGGCTGCACCGCGGCCGCTCCGGCGGCGCGGGCGAGATCGGCTACCTGCCCGTCCCGGGCGCGCCGCTCCCGCTCGGCGCGGCCCGCCGCCGGAAGGACGAGGGGGTCACCGAGTCGCAGGCCTGGGGCATCCCGGCGCTCGCCGGCGGCTACGGCTCGCTGGTCGGCGCGGACGCCGTCCGGGACCTGGCCCACGAGCACGGCATCACCGAGCCGACCGCCGTGGAGTGCGTGCGTGCGGCCGCCGCCGACGAGGACCGCGGCGGGGCGTTCCTGGACGAACTGGCCGTCCGCATCTCCTACGGCGTCACGTCGGTCAACATCGTGCTCGACCCCGGCCTGGTGGTGCTGTCCGGGCATCTCGGCCAGGCGGGCGGCGCGCCGCTGGCCGCGCGCATCGAGCGGGCGGTGGGCCGGCTCAGCCCGACCCGTCCCCGGGTCGCGGTGAGCGAGGTCGAGGGCGACCCGGTGCTGCGCGGCGCCGTGCACGCCGCGCTGGAACAGGCCCGCGACGACGTGTTCTCCGCCCCCGCGAAGGATTGA
- a CDS encoding extracellular solute-binding protein has product MKYIKMAAAAAAIALAASACGGDGGDGGNEKVPAELEVWMMGEGTPEQTKFLDDVETEFKKDHPETDVKIKYVPWPQVATQFQKAAASGEGPDVTELGNTDVQSHIEQGNLADITDLLGDWADGKTLNKTALENDQADGKTYAVPWYGGVRGVWYRQDWFKELDIATPKNWAELTAAAKKVEDEKDVPGIGVASDHTNAIISFIWGNGGEVAVKEGEKWTGKLDQPQAIEAAEYYAGLDDSGKYVGKNELEGPQRDFALGKVGMYFDGSWALKQLKEISPDDADKWAVFPIPAKSGGNAPVMAGGSDVAVWRDTTNKKVSFDYIKVLNNAKNAKAWADYSGFSSMRSDVSFSDPKLAIFTDIAKNTKFPPMTAGWAEFEQAKKVLPNTLKAIMQGGDAAAEMKKANEQANTLLNP; this is encoded by the coding sequence GTGAAGTACATCAAGATGGCGGCCGCGGCGGCCGCGATCGCCCTGGCCGCATCGGCCTGCGGCGGCGACGGCGGCGACGGCGGGAACGAGAAGGTCCCGGCCGAGCTCGAGGTCTGGATGATGGGCGAGGGCACGCCCGAGCAGACCAAGTTCCTGGACGACGTCGAGACCGAGTTCAAGAAGGACCACCCGGAGACCGACGTCAAGATCAAGTACGTTCCGTGGCCCCAGGTGGCCACGCAGTTCCAGAAGGCGGCCGCGAGCGGCGAGGGCCCGGACGTCACCGAGCTCGGCAACACCGACGTCCAGTCCCACATCGAGCAGGGCAACCTCGCCGACATCACCGACCTGCTCGGCGACTGGGCGGACGGCAAGACCCTGAACAAGACCGCGCTGGAGAACGACCAGGCGGACGGCAAGACCTACGCGGTGCCGTGGTACGGCGGCGTCCGGGGCGTCTGGTACCGCCAGGACTGGTTCAAGGAACTCGACATCGCCACGCCCAAGAACTGGGCCGAGCTGACCGCCGCCGCCAAGAAGGTCGAGGACGAGAAGGACGTCCCCGGCATCGGCGTCGCGAGCGACCACACGAACGCGATCATCAGCTTCATCTGGGGCAACGGCGGGGAGGTCGCCGTCAAGGAGGGCGAGAAGTGGACCGGCAAGCTCGACCAGCCCCAGGCGATCGAGGCCGCCGAGTACTACGCGGGCCTCGACGACTCCGGTAAGTACGTCGGCAAGAACGAGCTGGAGGGCCCGCAGCGCGACTTCGCCCTCGGCAAGGTCGGCATGTACTTCGACGGCAGCTGGGCGCTGAAGCAGCTGAAGGAGATCTCGCCCGACGACGCCGACAAGTGGGCCGTCTTCCCGATCCCGGCCAAGAGCGGCGGCAACGCCCCGGTCATGGCGGGCGGGTCGGACGTCGCCGTCTGGCGCGACACCACGAACAAGAAGGTGTCCTTCGACTACATCAAGGTCCTGAACAACGCGAAGAACGCCAAGGCGTGGGCCGACTACAGCGGCTTCTCGTCCATGCGCTCGGACGTGTCGTTCTCCGACCCCAAGCTCGCGATCTTCACCGACATCGCCAAGAACACCAAGTTCCCGCCGATGACCGCCGGCTGGGCCGAGTTCGAGCAGGCCAAGAAGGTCCTGCCGAACACGCTGAAGGCGATCATGCAGGGCGGCGACGCCGCGGCCGAGATGAAGAAGGCCAACGAGCAGGCGAACACGCTGCTCAACCCGTGA
- a CDS encoding DUF3046 domain-containing protein: MRLTVFWERMNEQFGKGYAESVAKDHVLAELGGRTIEQALADGEPAKKVWQAVVATFDVPSRLQ; this comes from the coding sequence GTGCGGCTCACGGTGTTCTGGGAACGGATGAACGAACAGTTCGGCAAGGGCTACGCCGAGAGCGTCGCCAAGGACCACGTCCTCGCCGAGTTGGGCGGCCGCACCATCGAGCAGGCCCTCGCCGACGGCGAACCCGCCAAGAAGGTCTGGCAGGCCGTCGTCGCCACCTTCGACGTCCCCTCACGACTTCAGTAG
- a CDS encoding alpha/beta hydrolase: MTYALLALGILFALLAVNAHRPARHPLLLVPSFFAGWWSIELAPHLLVAEIAALVLVAWNGGLDGWAGWTGLLLGVAGTIGTVATIAASRRTTVTLRECGVPLDLDPRNAPRYPRSHLVVPFLCLIPRRGVRVDRNVLFHEDGRLRLKLDVYRPSAGSSEGGLRPGLMQIHGGAWVIGDKREQGLPLLNHMALQGWVGFNVNYRLSPRATWPDHLIDLKRFLAWYREHAEEYGADPDFLCVTGGSAGGHLTAMVALTANDPGFQPGFEDADTSVQGAVPFYGVYDFCEPGPWPVPFGSTRIMERMVVKLPFAENRDAYAKASPVAHVREDAPPFFVVHGSHDSLIPAAEARRFVERLRATSRAPVLYAEMKGGQHAFDVFPSYRSARVVEGVERHLTGLHRQYRQGTGPAVPGEIAESLDGTSKDDAAG; this comes from the coding sequence ATGACCTACGCCCTCCTCGCCCTCGGGATCCTGTTCGCCCTGCTCGCCGTCAACGCCCACCGCCCCGCGAGGCACCCCCTTCTCCTCGTGCCGAGCTTCTTCGCGGGCTGGTGGTCGATCGAGCTGGCCCCGCACCTCCTCGTCGCGGAGATCGCCGCGCTCGTCCTCGTCGCCTGGAACGGCGGCCTGGACGGCTGGGCCGGCTGGACGGGCCTCCTCCTCGGCGTCGCGGGGACCATCGGCACCGTCGCGACCATCGCGGCGTCCCGCAGGACGACCGTCACCCTGCGGGAGTGCGGCGTCCCCCTCGATCTGGACCCGCGGAACGCGCCCCGCTACCCGCGTTCCCACCTCGTCGTCCCGTTCCTGTGCCTGATCCCGCGCAGGGGTGTGCGCGTGGACCGCAACGTCCTCTTCCACGAGGACGGACGACTGCGCCTCAAGCTGGACGTGTACCGGCCGTCGGCGGGCTCAAGCGAGGGAGGGCTGCGTCCCGGGCTGATGCAGATCCACGGCGGGGCGTGGGTCATCGGCGACAAACGCGAACAGGGTCTGCCCCTGCTCAATCACATGGCCCTCCAAGGCTGGGTGGGCTTCAACGTCAACTACCGGCTCAGCCCCCGCGCCACCTGGCCCGACCACCTCATCGACCTGAAACGCTTCCTCGCCTGGTACCGCGAGCACGCAGAGGAATACGGCGCCGACCCGGACTTCCTCTGCGTGACCGGAGGCTCGGCCGGCGGACACCTCACCGCGATGGTCGCGCTCACCGCGAACGACCCCGGCTTCCAGCCCGGCTTCGAGGACGCCGACACGTCCGTGCAGGGCGCCGTCCCCTTCTACGGCGTGTACGACTTCTGCGAACCCGGTCCCTGGCCCGTCCCCTTCGGCTCGACCCGCATCATGGAACGGATGGTCGTCAAGCTGCCGTTCGCCGAGAACCGCGACGCGTACGCGAAGGCGTCACCGGTCGCGCACGTACGCGAGGACGCCCCGCCGTTCTTCGTCGTCCACGGAAGCCACGACTCGCTCATCCCGGCCGCCGAGGCCCGCCGGTTCGTCGAACGGCTCCGCGCGACGTCGCGCGCGCCCGTCCTGTACGCGGAGATGAAGGGCGGCCAGCACGCCTTCGACGTGTTCCCCTCCTACCGGAGCGCCCGCGTCGTCGAAGGCGTCGAGCGCCACCTCACCGGCCTGCACCGGCAGTACCGGCAGGGCACCGGCCCCGCCGTCCCCGGCGAGATCGCCGAGTCCCTGGACGGGACCTCGAAGGACGACGCCGCCGGATAG
- a CDS encoding ATP-dependent helicase, whose protein sequence is MGGDVLERFSPATREWFTGAFAAPTAAQSGAWDSISGGDNTLVVAPTGSGKTLAAFLWSLDRLTAGPPPDADPLRRCRVLYVSPLKALAVDVERNLRAPLAGIRHAARRLDLPEPDVRVGMRSGDTPADERRRLAAKPPDILITTPESLFLLLTSQARESLRGVETVIVDEVHAVAGTKRGAHLALSLERLDALLERPAQRIGLSATVRPADEIAAFLGGPRPARVVQPPSDKIFDLDIVVPVEDMGEVGQFVDDSGGADPRQRSIWPHVEDRLLDLIEAHRSTLVFANSRRLAERLCGRLNELAYERATGEALPEDHSPAETMAQAGAAKGAPGEIARAHHGSVSKEERAAIENALKEGRLPAVVATSSLELGIDMGSVDLVVQVESPPSVANGLQRVGRAGHRVGAVSKGVIFPKYRGDLVQTAVVAERMRGGEIEELRYPRNPLDVLAQQIIAMTAMDEWPVDDLESLVRRAAPYATLPRSALEATLDMLAGRYPGDEFGELRPRLVWDRVNGTLGARPGAQRLAVTSGGTIPDRGLFGVFLVGEKSSRVGELDEEMVYESRVGDVFVLGASSWRIEDITPDRVLVSPAPGQPGKLPFWHGDALGRPAELGRALGGFTRELAGLAEDDARGRVSAAGLDELAAANLVSYLAEQRESTGHVPDDRTMVVERFRDELGDWRMVVHSPLGARVHAPWALAIAGRLRERYGVDAQAMHADDGIVIRVPDMKDPPGPDVAVFDPDDVERIVVDELGGSALFAARFRECTARSLLLPRNRPGKRMPLWQQRQRAAQLLSVASKYPSFPIVLETMRECLQDVFDVPGFVQLMRDVSGRRVRLVEVETPQPSPYARSLLFHYVGAFMYEGDSPLAERRAQALALDTSLLAELLGQADLRELLDPEVVADTERELQRLAADRRVRDLEGAADLLRALGPLTTAEVAERASEEGSAHWLAELEAARRVIRVRIAGAEHWAAIEDAGRLRDALGAPLPVGVPEAFLEPVGDPLGDLISRYARTHGPFRAADAATRFGLGPAVVVETLRRLAGAGRVAEGEFLPVEAVAGPLTNEWCDAGVLRTLRRRSLARLRAEVEPSPPESLGRFLPAWHGVTGGSRLRGVDALVQSIEQLQGAAVPASALETLVLPSRVPGYSPAMLDELTSAGEVVWSGQGGLPGGDGWVALYLADTAPLLMPEPAEITITPVHEAALAALGDGGALFFRTLSDRVNREVTAADADLVTAVWDLVWAGLLTNDTLAPLRAALGSGRPTRRSRTTRRGRPVLPSRTGPPTVGGRWWPLPEREGTATLRSTARAEALLERYGIVIRGAVAAERTPGGFAGVYPVLRAFEESGRCRRGYFVEGLGAAQFALPGAVDRLRALRPAADPAPDDLSALWETPAPGPRSQRERAARALVLAAADPANPYGAALPWPPRDDEAISGHKPGRKAGALVVLVEGRLVLYVERGGRTLLTWDDDSGVLQPAVDALALAVREGALGKLTVERADGAAIAGSPLASALESAGFHPTPKGLRLRA, encoded by the coding sequence ATGGGCGGTGACGTGCTCGAACGCTTCTCTCCGGCGACCCGCGAGTGGTTCACGGGGGCGTTCGCCGCGCCCACCGCAGCCCAGTCCGGCGCGTGGGACTCCATCTCCGGCGGCGACAACACGCTCGTCGTGGCGCCGACCGGGTCCGGCAAGACGCTCGCCGCGTTCCTGTGGTCGCTCGACCGGCTCACCGCGGGCCCGCCGCCGGACGCCGATCCGCTGCGCCGCTGCCGCGTGCTGTACGTGTCGCCGCTGAAGGCGCTGGCCGTGGACGTCGAGCGCAACCTGCGGGCCCCGCTGGCCGGCATCCGGCACGCCGCGCGCCGCCTCGACCTCCCCGAACCGGACGTCCGGGTCGGGATGCGGTCGGGCGACACCCCGGCCGACGAGCGGCGGCGGCTGGCAGCCAAGCCGCCCGACATCCTGATCACCACGCCCGAGTCGCTGTTCCTGCTGCTCACCTCCCAGGCCCGCGAGTCGCTGCGCGGCGTCGAGACGGTGATCGTCGACGAGGTGCACGCGGTGGCCGGCACCAAGCGCGGCGCGCACCTGGCGCTGTCGCTGGAACGGCTGGACGCGCTGCTGGAGCGGCCCGCGCAGCGGATCGGGCTGTCGGCGACGGTCCGCCCGGCGGACGAGATCGCGGCGTTCCTCGGCGGGCCGCGGCCCGCGCGGGTCGTGCAGCCGCCGTCCGACAAGATCTTCGACCTCGACATCGTCGTCCCCGTGGAGGACATGGGAGAAGTCGGCCAGTTCGTGGACGATTCGGGCGGTGCCGACCCGCGGCAACGCAGCATCTGGCCCCATGTGGAGGACCGGCTGCTCGACCTGATCGAGGCGCACCGCTCCACGCTCGTCTTCGCCAACTCGCGGCGGCTCGCCGAGCGGCTCTGCGGCCGGCTCAACGAGCTGGCCTACGAGCGAGCGACCGGGGAGGCGCTCCCCGAGGACCACTCCCCCGCCGAGACGATGGCGCAGGCCGGGGCCGCGAAGGGCGCGCCCGGGGAGATCGCCCGCGCGCATCACGGGTCGGTGTCCAAGGAGGAGCGGGCCGCGATCGAGAACGCGCTGAAGGAGGGGCGGCTGCCCGCGGTCGTGGCGACGTCCAGCCTGGAGCTCGGCATCGACATGGGCTCGGTCGACCTGGTCGTCCAGGTGGAGTCGCCGCCGTCCGTGGCGAACGGGCTGCAGCGCGTCGGGCGGGCCGGGCACCGGGTCGGCGCGGTGTCCAAGGGCGTGATCTTCCCGAAGTACCGGGGCGACCTGGTGCAGACGGCCGTGGTGGCCGAGCGGATGCGCGGCGGCGAGATCGAGGAGCTGCGGTACCCGCGCAACCCGCTGGACGTCCTCGCGCAGCAGATCATCGCGATGACGGCGATGGACGAATGGCCCGTCGACGACCTCGAGTCGCTGGTCCGGCGGGCGGCGCCGTACGCGACGCTGCCGCGTTCGGCGCTCGAGGCGACCCTCGACATGCTCGCGGGCCGCTACCCGGGCGACGAGTTCGGCGAGCTGCGGCCCCGCCTGGTGTGGGACCGGGTGAACGGCACGCTGGGCGCCCGTCCGGGCGCGCAGCGGCTCGCGGTGACCAGCGGCGGGACGATCCCCGACCGCGGCCTGTTCGGCGTGTTCCTCGTCGGCGAGAAGAGCTCTCGGGTGGGCGAGCTGGACGAGGAAATGGTCTACGAGTCGCGCGTCGGCGACGTGTTCGTGCTCGGCGCCAGCTCGTGGCGCATCGAGGACATCACGCCCGACCGCGTCCTGGTGTCGCCCGCGCCGGGGCAGCCGGGCAAGCTGCCGTTCTGGCACGGCGACGCGCTCGGGCGTCCGGCCGAGCTGGGCCGCGCGCTCGGCGGCTTCACCCGGGAGCTGGCCGGGCTGGCCGAGGACGACGCCCGCGGGCGCGTGTCGGCGGCCGGGCTGGACGAGCTCGCCGCCGCGAACCTCGTGTCGTACCTGGCGGAGCAGCGCGAATCGACCGGGCACGTCCCCGACGACCGGACGATGGTCGTGGAGCGGTTCCGCGACGAGCTGGGCGACTGGCGGATGGTGGTGCACTCGCCGCTGGGCGCGCGCGTGCACGCGCCGTGGGCGCTCGCCATCGCGGGGCGGCTGCGCGAACGGTACGGGGTCGACGCGCAGGCCATGCACGCCGACGACGGCATCGTCATCCGGGTCCCCGACATGAAGGACCCGCCCGGCCCGGACGTCGCCGTGTTCGACCCCGACGACGTCGAGCGGATCGTGGTCGACGAGCTGGGCGGGTCGGCGCTGTTCGCGGCCCGGTTCCGCGAGTGCACGGCGCGCTCGCTGCTGCTGCCGCGCAACCGGCCGGGCAAGCGGATGCCGCTGTGGCAGCAGCGGCAGCGGGCGGCGCAGCTGCTGTCGGTCGCGAGCAAGTACCCGTCGTTCCCGATCGTGCTGGAGACGATGCGCGAGTGCCTGCAGGACGTGTTCGACGTCCCCGGGTTCGTCCAGCTCATGCGGGACGTGTCGGGGCGCCGTGTCCGGCTCGTCGAGGTCGAGACGCCGCAGCCGTCCCCCTATGCCCGTTCCCTCCTGTTCCACTACGTCGGCGCGTTCATGTACGAGGGCGACTCGCCGCTCGCGGAGCGCCGCGCGCAGGCCCTCGCGCTCGACACGTCCCTGCTGGCGGAGCTGCTGGGCCAGGCCGATCTGCGGGAGCTGCTCGATCCGGAGGTCGTCGCCGACACCGAGCGCGAGCTGCAGCGGCTCGCCGCCGACCGCCGCGTCCGCGACCTGGAGGGCGCCGCCGACCTGCTGCGCGCGCTCGGCCCGCTGACGACGGCCGAGGTCGCCGAACGCGCGAGCGAGGAGGGGTCGGCGCACTGGCTCGCGGAACTGGAGGCGGCCCGGCGGGTGATCCGGGTGCGGATCGCGGGCGCCGAGCACTGGGCCGCGATCGAGGACGCCGGGCGGCTGCGCGACGCGCTCGGCGCGCCGCTGCCCGTCGGCGTCCCGGAGGCGTTCCTGGAGCCGGTGGGCGACCCGCTCGGCGACCTGATCTCCCGGTACGCCCGCACGCACGGCCCGTTCCGGGCGGCCGACGCCGCGACGCGGTTCGGTCTCGGCCCGGCCGTGGTCGTGGAGACGCTGCGGCGGCTGGCGGGCGCGGGACGCGTCGCGGAGGGCGAGTTCCTGCCGGTCGAGGCGGTGGCCGGGCCGCTGACGAACGAGTGGTGCGACGCCGGGGTGCTGCGGACGCTGCGCCGCCGCTCCCTCGCGCGGCTGCGCGCGGAGGTCGAGCCGTCCCCGCCGGAGTCGCTCGGCAGGTTCCTGCCCGCGTGGCACGGCGTGACCGGTGGGTCACGGCTGCGCGGCGTCGACGCGCTCGTCCAGTCGATCGAGCAGCTGCAGGGCGCCGCCGTCCCGGCGTCCGCGCTGGAGACGCTCGTGCTGCCGTCACGGGTCCCCGGCTACTCCCCCGCCATGCTGGACGAGCTCACGTCGGCGGGCGAGGTCGTCTGGTCCGGGCAGGGCGGCCTGCCGGGCGGCGACGGCTGGGTCGCGCTCTACCTGGCCGACACCGCGCCGCTGCTCATGCCCGAACCGGCGGAGATCACGATCACGCCGGTGCACGAGGCGGCGCTGGCGGCGCTCGGCGACGGCGGCGCGCTGTTCTTCCGCACGCTGTCCGACCGCGTGAACCGGGAGGTCACCGCCGCCGACGCCGACCTGGTCACCGCCGTGTGGGACCTGGTGTGGGCGGGGCTGCTGACCAACGACACGCTCGCCCCGCTGCGCGCCGCGCTCGGGTCGGGACGGCCGACGCGCCGGTCCCGGACGACGCGGCGCGGCCGTCCGGTGCTCCCGTCGCGGACCGGCCCGCCGACGGTCGGGGGCCGCTGGTGGCCGCTGCCGGAGCGGGAGGGCACCGCGACGCTGCGCTCGACCGCGCGGGCGGAGGCGCTGCTGGAGCGGTACGGCATCGTCATCCGCGGCGCGGTGGCGGCGGAGCGGACGCCCGGCGGGTTCGCCGGCGTCTATCCGGTGCTGCGCGCGTTCGAGGAGAGCGGACGGTGCCGCCGGGGCTACTTCGTCGAGGGCCTCGGCGCCGCGCAGTTCGCGCTGCCGGGCGCCGTGGACCGGCTCCGCGCGCTCCGCCCGGCGGCCGACCCCGCACCGGACGACCTGTCGGCGCTGTGGGAGACGCCGGCGCCCGGCCCGCGGTCGCAGCGCGAGCGGGCCGCCCGCGCGCTCGTCCTGGCCGCCGCCGATCCCGCGAACCCCTACGGCGCCGCACTGCCGTGGCCGCCGCGCGACGACGAGGCGATCAGCGGGCACAAGCCGGGCCGCAAGGCGGGCGCACTGGTCGTGCTGGTCGAGGGCCGCCTGGTCCTCTACGTGGAGCGCGGCGGGCGCACGCTGCTGACCTGGGACGACGACTCGGGGGTCCTGCAGCCCGCGGTGGACGCGCTGGCGCTGGCCGTCCGGGAGGGGGCGCTCGGCAAGCTCACCGTGGAGCGCGCGGACGGCGCCGCGATCGCCGGGTCGCCGCTGGCGTCCGCGTTGGAGTCGGCCGGTTTCCACCCGACGCCGAAGGGCCTGCGGCTACGCGCCTGA
- a CDS encoding glutathionylspermidine synthase family protein encodes MRRERSTPRNGWADLVESHGLAFHRTAHPEHLSRPYWDESVHYVFDLDEVLELERVVEELHDMCLQVVEHVVSTGRYHVLGIPEWVAPLVEESWRRGDPHLYGRFDLRYDGEGPAKLLEYNADTPTALVESSVVQWFWLQDVYPDDDQWNSIHERLVARWKEIAPRLDGELAHFAWTTDDESGEEVMTIAYMQETAEEAGLPGTAIAMEDVGWDAARRRFVDLQEREIRTLCKLYPWEWIVAEPFGRNIRFGSTSWIEPIWKMVLSNKALLVLLWELFPDHPNLLPTYLNTPAGLTSYVQKPLLGREGASMRIVTPDGGEQRTQGEYGAEGFVFQEFCGLPDFDGQRPVLGAWVVHDAAAGIGIRETSGLVTDDTSSFVPHRVVDRAPKTSLVKERTSLLKS; translated from the coding sequence ATGCGCCGCGAGCGTTCGACGCCGCGCAACGGCTGGGCCGATCTGGTCGAGTCGCACGGGCTGGCGTTCCACCGGACCGCGCACCCCGAACACCTGAGCCGTCCTTACTGGGACGAGTCGGTGCACTACGTGTTCGATCTGGACGAGGTCCTCGAGCTGGAGCGGGTCGTCGAGGAACTGCACGACATGTGCCTGCAGGTGGTGGAGCACGTGGTGTCCACCGGCCGGTACCACGTGCTGGGCATCCCGGAGTGGGTCGCGCCGCTGGTCGAGGAGTCGTGGCGGCGCGGCGACCCGCACCTGTACGGACGGTTCGACCTGCGTTACGACGGCGAGGGCCCCGCGAAACTGCTGGAGTACAACGCCGACACGCCGACCGCGCTGGTCGAGAGCTCGGTCGTCCAGTGGTTCTGGCTGCAGGACGTCTATCCGGACGACGACCAGTGGAACTCGATCCACGAACGGCTGGTCGCGCGCTGGAAGGAGATCGCCCCCCGGCTGGACGGGGAACTGGCGCACTTCGCGTGGACGACGGACGACGAGAGCGGCGAGGAGGTCATGACGATCGCCTACATGCAGGAGACCGCCGAGGAGGCGGGGCTCCCCGGCACGGCGATCGCCATGGAGGACGTCGGCTGGGACGCGGCGCGGCGCCGGTTCGTCGACCTGCAGGAGCGCGAGATCCGGACGCTCTGCAAGCTGTACCCGTGGGAGTGGATCGTCGCGGAGCCGTTCGGCCGCAACATCCGCTTCGGGTCCACGTCGTGGATCGAGCCCATCTGGAAGATGGTGCTGTCGAACAAGGCGCTGCTGGTGCTGCTGTGGGAACTCTTCCCCGATCACCCGAACCTGCTGCCGACCTATCTGAACACGCCGGCGGGACTGACGTCGTACGTGCAGAAGCCGTTGCTGGGCCGGGAGGGGGCCAGCATGCGGATCGTGACGCCGGACGGCGGTGAGCAGCGCACGCAGGGCGAGTACGGCGCGGAGGGCTTCGTGTTCCAGGAGTTCTGCGGGCTGCCGGACTTCGACGGCCAGCGCCCGGTGCTGGGCGCGTGGGTCGTGCACGACGCCGCGGCCGGGATCGGCATCCGGGAGACGTCGGGGCTCGTCACCGACGACACGTCGTCGTTCGTCCCGCACCGGGTCGTCGATCGGGCGCCGAAGACGTCGCTGGTGAAGGAGAGGACGTCCCTACTGAAGTCGTGA